Proteins from a genomic interval of Geodermatophilus obscurus DSM 43160:
- a CDS encoding transposase → MESCLWRWLEQDDIDAGRAEGLSTDERAESVRLRRCTPTRLGLGLACGRKRVARLKRTAGLTGVCHRRRH, encoded by the coding sequence GTGGAGTCGTGTCTGTGGCGGTGGCTCGAGCAGGACGACATCGACGCCGGCCGCGCTGAGGGCCTCTCCACCGATGAGCGGGCCGAATCCGTCCGGCTGCGCCGGTGCACGCCGACTCGCCTGGGGCTGGGCCTGGCGTGCGGACGCAAGCGGGTGGCCCGGCTGAAGCGCACCGCCGGCCTGACCGGCGTGTGTCATCGGCGCAGGCACTGA
- a CDS encoding peroxidase family protein: MWTLLRRLPVVRSRINRRLINRLVHKLETRPNALSTMTPYTSWESLTDRTYSARHLPADDALQQRLQRVAPASVAELFRREQPRESTKSTLLFSHFAQWFVDGFLRTDPDDVLRNTSTHDIDLSQLYGQTEDVTAMLRTHSGGRLKSQQIDGGEFPPYYFGPDGEVEPEFVDLPLSYPGRDRKAVELGDLTEGQKRSLFALGIPRGNIHYGFVMLSTLFLREHNRLAGLIAAENPDWDDERVFQTARNTLIVILIKIVIEDYINHITPSHFKLFVEPGIGVREEWYRQNWMSIEFDLLYRWHPLVPTDLDVGGVRRAASDVLWEADVVPQQGLAALFDEASRQPSAEIGIRNTAEFLLPVEERTIAIGRRAALAGFNDYRQACGYPRLRSFSDFSADPEVAEALEARYGSVDDVELYVGLFAEDVRRNSALPPVMGTMVAVDAFSQALTNPLLTRSVFTASTFSRAGMRAIKRTSRLRDLVDRNTPGEDTRPLVTFTRTSSTATR, encoded by the coding sequence GTGTGGACGCTGCTGCGACGGCTGCCCGTCGTCCGGTCGAGGATCAACCGGCGGCTCATCAACCGGTTGGTCCACAAGCTCGAGACGCGGCCGAACGCCCTGAGCACGATGACCCCGTACACGTCGTGGGAGTCGCTGACCGACCGGACGTACAGCGCCCGGCACCTGCCGGCGGACGACGCGCTCCAACAGCGGCTGCAGCGGGTGGCACCGGCGTCGGTCGCGGAGCTGTTCCGCCGGGAGCAGCCGCGGGAGTCGACGAAGTCGACCCTGTTGTTCTCCCACTTCGCCCAGTGGTTCGTCGACGGCTTCCTCCGCACGGACCCCGACGACGTGCTGCGAAACACCTCCACCCACGACATCGACCTGAGCCAGCTCTACGGCCAGACCGAGGACGTGACCGCGATGCTGCGGACCCACTCCGGCGGCCGGCTCAAGAGCCAGCAGATCGACGGCGGCGAGTTCCCGCCCTACTACTTCGGCCCGGACGGAGAGGTCGAGCCGGAGTTCGTCGACCTCCCGCTCAGCTACCCAGGCCGCGATCGGAAGGCCGTTGAGCTGGGGGACCTGACCGAAGGCCAGAAGCGGAGCCTGTTCGCCCTGGGCATCCCGCGGGGCAACATCCACTACGGCTTCGTGATGCTCAGCACGCTGTTCCTCCGCGAGCACAACCGCCTCGCCGGCCTCATCGCCGCCGAGAACCCCGACTGGGACGACGAGCGCGTCTTCCAGACGGCTCGCAACACGCTGATCGTCATCCTCATCAAGATCGTGATCGAGGACTACATCAACCACATCACGCCGTCCCACTTCAAGCTGTTCGTGGAGCCGGGGATCGGCGTCCGGGAGGAGTGGTACCGGCAGAACTGGATGTCCATCGAGTTCGACCTGCTCTACCGCTGGCACCCCCTCGTCCCCACCGACCTGGACGTCGGCGGGGTGCGACGTGCGGCCAGCGACGTCCTGTGGGAGGCCGACGTCGTCCCCCAGCAGGGGCTGGCCGCTCTCTTCGACGAGGCGTCCCGGCAACCGAGCGCCGAGATCGGGATCCGGAACACGGCGGAGTTCCTGCTGCCGGTCGAGGAGCGCACGATCGCCATCGGTCGGAGGGCGGCCCTGGCCGGCTTCAACGACTACCGCCAGGCCTGCGGCTACCCGCGGCTGCGGTCCTTCAGCGACTTCTCCGCCGACCCCGAGGTGGCCGAGGCGCTGGAGGCCCGGTACGGGTCGGTGGACGACGTCGAGCTGTACGTCGGACTCTTCGCCGAGGACGTCCGGCGGAACTCCGCGCTGCCCCCGGTGATGGGCACGATGGTGGCGGTGGACGCCTTCTCCCAGGCGCTCACCAACCCGCTGCTCACGAGGAGCGTCTTCACCGCCTCGACCTTCTCCAGGGCCGGGATGCGCGCGATCAAGCGGACCAGTCGCCTGCGGGACCTCGTCGACCGGAACACCCCGGGCGAGGACACCAGGCCGCTGGTCACCTTCACCCGCACCAGCTCGACGGCGACACGATGA
- a CDS encoding catalase family protein — MTRVTTSPPYVRYQADLERPFPGEEELVRQIVGAMESANRQVAAKHRHGLRDAHAKSHGILAGELRIEPDLPEHLAQGLFAAPRSYPVIMRFSTSPGDLRTDRVPAPRGMAIKVIGVDGPRAVDDGAATQDFLLVNHPTLPFGTVGAYAELQKVLERQHHQSDLRQRSTRLVARVLTRLRFPLPRIAEVLTTPNHHVLGETFHSMAALRYGDHVAKISAAPLSEEVRALTGRPVGRRAGESALRDLVADFFAHHSAEYEVRAQLCVDVDRMPIEDASVLWPEELSPHHRVAVLHLPAQDAYSDARRRYADDVLSFSPWHALEAHRPLGSIMRSRRVAYPRSSDFRHTVNGVQEREPASIDELPA, encoded by the coding sequence ATGACCCGCGTGACCACATCGCCCCCCTACGTCCGCTACCAGGCGGACCTGGAGCGGCCGTTCCCCGGCGAGGAGGAGCTCGTCCGGCAGATCGTCGGGGCGATGGAGAGCGCCAACCGCCAGGTCGCCGCCAAGCACAGGCACGGCCTGCGCGACGCGCACGCCAAGAGCCACGGCATCCTCGCCGGCGAGTTGCGCATCGAACCGGACCTGCCCGAGCACCTCGCCCAGGGCCTGTTCGCAGCCCCGCGCAGCTATCCGGTCATCATGCGCTTCTCCACCTCGCCCGGTGACCTCCGTACCGACCGGGTGCCCGCCCCGCGCGGGATGGCCATCAAGGTGATCGGGGTGGACGGTCCCCGGGCCGTCGACGACGGCGCCGCCACGCAGGACTTCCTCCTGGTCAACCACCCGACCCTGCCCTTCGGCACGGTCGGTGCGTACGCCGAGCTGCAGAAGGTGCTCGAGCGGCAGCACCACCAGAGCGACCTGCGGCAGCGGTCCACCAGGCTGGTCGCCCGAGTGCTCACCCGCCTCCGGTTCCCGCTCCCGAGGATCGCCGAGGTCCTGACCACGCCGAACCACCACGTCCTCGGGGAGACCTTCCACTCGATGGCGGCGCTGCGCTACGGCGACCACGTCGCCAAGATTTCGGCCGCCCCGCTGTCTGAGGAGGTGCGGGCACTCACCGGCAGGCCCGTGGGCAGGCGCGCCGGGGAGTCAGCGCTGCGTGACCTGGTCGCGGACTTCTTCGCCCACCACAGCGCCGAGTACGAAGTACGCGCCCAACTGTGCGTCGACGTCGACCGGATGCCGATCGAGGACGCCTCGGTGCTCTGGCCCGAGGAGTTGTCACCGCACCACCGGGTCGCGGTCCTGCACCTGCCGGCGCAGGACGCGTACAGCGACGCCCGTCGCCGTTACGCCGACGACGTCCTGTCGTTCAGTCCGTGGCACGCGCTGGAGGCCCACCGACCCCTGGGCTCGATCATGCGTTCGCGTCGCGTGGCGTACCCGCGGTCCAGCGACTTCCGGCACACGGTGAACGGGGTCCAGGAGCGGGAGCCGGCGAGCATCGACGAGCTCCCGGCCTGA
- a CDS encoding BTAD domain-containing putative transcriptional regulator, which yields MSRALRYTPPLASRDLIVRPRLLDALRSRFERPLTAVVAPAGFGKTTLLGQAVSENALSPAGEDRWLTCQRDDTTLSVLASGAFAAVGLSAPVPEDPRQAAVAVAEALWSAAPRHVALVLDDVHLVTRGSPAGEFLGHLVEELPRNGHLVLASRPPLPLSISRLVATGHAVVLREGDLQFHEDEVAAFAESRGVPPELLSDVGGWPALAELTATAGPFAVSGYVWEELLTQLSPERRHALALLVAVGGADDEIAAALLGRDVDLRSLLDGLPLVVRSRSGWWSLHGLWAAALQHHLDSGQVAEARRTAATVLRGRGQYREAMGLLLDAQAWEDVRRLVVEVCECCTALVPTDVLESWLRRFPPEVQQSPEGLLLAAMAAEPTSPGAAEELLEQALAGAHGDPDLRYACLNALVQLAFWGKDRQRMQFLLQELEQLAAEGHPGAPAFVALVRGGEARSTDEVRSALADPGLMSRTALNSVQHPVQQWLHAHLVLLRLGDASTGEVLARRALSHPATTMHGVSRSLLLESFRLRGRLEEAERLLPYLLGDMRPDKVLTSPDLVPCAVSVLDVLGRHGEAGELLGRYRPVLGASPVAWAPHARTLAEAFHALSGGAEHQAATTLRSIVPSNGGRLSGALRVSPVALPLLYVLLPELRDRWDADPPPGALADLHAGARALVQLREHGSTAAAGALPSSVWPVLRALLPVPWVAELALGMVAAGQDGARALIEDLGPAARATLRAQAATAPPTLAATARSLLRAIPAVPTARVHLRVLGPLELRRDGVVVAAPELRRERVRQLLGYLLLHDRPTRTAITSELWPDLDDAAAGRNLRVTLTYLQNLLEPDRGELDPPYFLRSAGPVLHLVTDGALEIDVLQFERTLDEAARLERQGAPSAALSAYLRAAELWSGNLLADVTGASWLEWERDRLRSRFVSSAVRAGNLLLARGDTTTARTLAERALRADDCSEDAHQLLIAVHLADGDLGDAHRALRRCQQMLRELGVPPQPRTRALAQRLIPRG from the coding sequence ATGAGCCGGGCGCTCAGGTACACACCGCCGCTCGCCAGCCGGGACCTGATCGTGCGGCCCCGGCTCCTGGACGCGCTGCGGAGCCGCTTCGAGCGCCCCCTCACCGCGGTGGTGGCACCCGCCGGCTTCGGCAAGACCACGCTGCTGGGTCAGGCCGTGAGCGAGAACGCGCTGTCCCCCGCAGGGGAGGACCGCTGGTTGACCTGTCAGCGGGACGACACGACGCTCTCGGTCCTGGCCTCCGGTGCCTTCGCCGCGGTCGGTCTCTCGGCCCCGGTGCCGGAGGACCCGCGGCAGGCCGCGGTCGCGGTCGCCGAGGCGCTCTGGAGCGCGGCCCCGCGCCACGTGGCCCTGGTCCTCGACGACGTCCACCTGGTGACCCGGGGATCGCCGGCCGGCGAGTTCCTCGGCCACCTGGTCGAGGAGCTGCCGAGGAACGGGCACCTGGTCCTCGCCTCCCGTCCGCCGCTGCCGCTGTCGATCTCGCGGCTGGTGGCCACCGGGCACGCCGTGGTGCTGCGGGAGGGCGACCTGCAGTTCCACGAGGACGAGGTCGCCGCGTTCGCCGAGTCCCGCGGTGTCCCACCGGAGCTGCTCAGCGACGTCGGGGGCTGGCCGGCCCTGGCCGAGCTGACGGCCACGGCGGGCCCGTTCGCCGTCAGCGGGTACGTCTGGGAGGAGCTGCTCACGCAGCTGTCGCCGGAGCGCCGCCACGCACTCGCGCTGCTCGTCGCCGTGGGCGGGGCGGACGACGAGATCGCCGCCGCGCTGCTCGGCCGGGACGTGGACCTCCGGTCCCTGCTGGACGGGCTGCCCCTGGTCGTGCGCTCCCGCTCCGGGTGGTGGTCGCTGCACGGGCTGTGGGCCGCGGCCCTCCAGCACCACCTCGACTCCGGGCAGGTGGCGGAGGCCCGGCGGACCGCGGCCACCGTCCTGCGCGGCCGCGGGCAGTACCGGGAGGCGATGGGGCTGCTGCTGGACGCCCAGGCGTGGGAGGACGTCCGCCGGCTGGTCGTGGAGGTCTGCGAGTGCTGCACCGCGCTGGTGCCGACCGACGTCCTCGAGTCGTGGCTGCGCCGGTTCCCGCCCGAGGTGCAGCAGAGCCCCGAGGGGCTGCTGCTGGCCGCCATGGCGGCGGAGCCGACCAGCCCGGGGGCGGCCGAGGAACTCCTGGAGCAGGCGCTCGCCGGCGCGCACGGGGACCCCGACCTGCGCTACGCGTGCCTCAACGCGCTCGTCCAACTGGCGTTCTGGGGCAAGGACCGGCAGCGGATGCAGTTCTTGCTGCAGGAGCTGGAGCAGCTGGCGGCGGAGGGGCACCCCGGAGCCCCGGCGTTCGTCGCGCTGGTCCGCGGCGGGGAGGCGCGCTCCACCGACGAGGTGCGATCCGCGCTGGCGGACCCGGGTCTGATGTCGCGGACGGCGCTCAACTCCGTACAGCACCCCGTCCAGCAGTGGCTGCACGCCCACCTCGTCCTGCTGAGGCTGGGCGACGCCTCGACCGGCGAGGTGCTCGCCCGGCGGGCGCTGTCCCACCCGGCGACCACGATGCACGGCGTCTCGCGGAGCCTCCTCCTGGAGTCCTTCCGGCTCCGGGGACGCCTGGAGGAGGCGGAGCGCCTGCTGCCGTACCTGCTCGGCGACATGCGGCCGGACAAGGTCCTCACGTCCCCCGACCTGGTGCCCTGTGCGGTCTCCGTGCTCGACGTCCTGGGGCGGCACGGGGAGGCGGGGGAGCTCCTCGGGAGGTACCGGCCGGTCCTCGGCGCCTCCCCGGTCGCCTGGGCACCCCACGCCCGGACGCTGGCCGAGGCCTTCCACGCCCTCTCGGGGGGCGCCGAGCACCAGGCGGCGACCACACTGCGGTCGATCGTCCCGTCGAACGGCGGGCGCCTCTCCGGTGCGCTGCGGGTCTCCCCGGTCGCGCTGCCGCTGCTCTACGTGCTCCTGCCGGAGCTCCGGGACCGCTGGGACGCCGACCCGCCGCCCGGCGCCCTCGCCGACCTGCACGCCGGGGCGCGCGCCCTGGTCCAGCTGCGCGAGCACGGGTCGACGGCGGCGGCCGGCGCCCTCCCCTCCAGCGTCTGGCCGGTCCTGCGCGCCCTCCTGCCGGTGCCGTGGGTGGCCGAGCTGGCCCTGGGGATGGTGGCAGCCGGTCAGGACGGTGCCCGTGCGCTGATCGAGGACCTCGGCCCCGCCGCCCGCGCGACCCTGCGCGCCCAGGCCGCGACGGCACCCCCGACCCTCGCGGCCACCGCCCGCTCGCTGCTGCGCGCGATCCCGGCGGTGCCGACCGCACGGGTGCACCTGCGCGTCCTCGGCCCGCTCGAGCTCCGCCGCGACGGTGTGGTCGTCGCCGCGCCGGAGCTGCGCAGGGAGCGGGTGCGTCAGCTCCTCGGCTACCTGCTCCTCCACGACCGGCCGACCCGGACCGCCATCACCTCCGAGCTGTGGCCCGACCTCGACGACGCGGCGGCCGGCCGGAACCTGCGCGTCACCCTCACCTACCTGCAGAACCTCCTCGAGCCCGACCGCGGCGAGCTCGACCCGCCGTACTTCCTGCGGAGTGCCGGCCCGGTGCTGCACCTGGTGACCGACGGCGCGCTGGAGATCGACGTGCTGCAGTTCGAGCGGACGCTGGACGAGGCCGCCCGGCTGGAGCGCCAGGGCGCGCCCTCGGCTGCACTCTCGGCCTACCTGCGGGCAGCAGAGCTGTGGAGTGGGAACCTCCTCGCCGACGTGACCGGTGCGAGCTGGCTGGAGTGGGAGCGCGACCGCCTGCGGAGCCGGTTCGTCTCCAGCGCCGTCCGGGCCGGCAACCTGCTGCTGGCGCGGGGGGACACCACGACGGCCCGGACCCTCGCCGAGCGTGCCCTGCGGGCCGACGACTGCTCGGAGGACGCCCACCAGCTGCTCATCGCCGTCCACCTCGCGGACGGCGACCTCGGCGACGCCCACCGCGCCCTGCGCCGCTGCCAGCAGATGCTGCGCGAGCTGGGTGTGCCGCCCCAGCCGCGCACGCGCGCGCTCGCGCAGCGGCTGATCCCCCGCGGCTGA
- a CDS encoding RNA polymerase sigma factor yields MEPPEVTVLIHRAAKGDGAAWNAIVDEYSGLLWSVVRGFRLNEAQAADAVQTTWLRLVEHVADLREPEHVAGWLKTTAHRVCLQVIRQGGREQLTDWDEDRGPVSGARYDGPDEDGPEAAALRREHQVLVRRALAALPDRHQQLMELLIASPPISYQDISARLGMPVGSIGPTRARILARLREALATAGLEDLVLR; encoded by the coding sequence ATGGAGCCTCCCGAGGTCACCGTCTTGATCCACCGTGCTGCCAAGGGCGATGGGGCGGCCTGGAACGCGATCGTCGACGAGTACTCCGGTCTGCTGTGGTCGGTGGTCCGCGGGTTCCGGCTCAACGAGGCCCAGGCCGCGGACGCGGTGCAGACGACGTGGTTGAGGCTGGTCGAGCACGTCGCCGACCTCAGGGAACCCGAGCACGTGGCGGGCTGGTTGAAGACGACCGCCCACCGGGTGTGCCTGCAGGTCATCCGTCAGGGCGGGCGTGAACAGCTCACCGACTGGGACGAGGACCGCGGCCCTGTGAGCGGCGCCCGGTACGACGGCCCCGACGAGGACGGACCCGAGGCGGCCGCGCTGCGCCGAGAGCACCAGGTACTCGTCCGTCGAGCGCTGGCCGCGCTCCCCGACCGGCACCAGCAGCTGATGGAGCTGCTGATCGCGTCTCCTCCGATCAGCTACCAGGACATCAGCGCCCGTCTGGGCATGCCGGTCGGCAGCATCGGTCCGACGCGGGCCCGGATCCTCGCCCGCCTGCGGGAAGCGCTGGCAACGGCCGGTCTCGAGGACCTCGTCCTGAGGTGA
- a CDS encoding peptidoglycan-binding domain-containing protein, giving the protein MTELLGQAISGTLTTGPIEETVAHHAGRTFLVGVRAGRNKDFDRLVFDFEGPAPGFHVRYVDQLIEDGTGDPIPLRGRAVVEITLRPAAAHRDDGTPTRRGPLPDLTGFATFRQIADAGDFEGVLTWGIGVAAETGLRVTTFSDPTRVAVDVVHAEPGTGNQLLRRGDRGAAVATWQWRLVQALDRQVDVDEVFGPMTEQATRDFQSAHGLAVDGVVGPRTRAAMVRALGL; this is encoded by the coding sequence ATGACCGAACTCCTGGGGCAGGCGATCTCGGGCACGCTGACGACGGGCCCGATCGAGGAGACAGTGGCGCACCACGCCGGCCGGACCTTCCTCGTGGGTGTCCGCGCAGGCCGCAACAAGGACTTCGACCGGCTCGTCTTCGACTTCGAGGGCCCGGCCCCCGGGTTCCACGTGCGGTACGTGGACCAGCTGATCGAGGACGGGACCGGCGACCCGATCCCCCTCCGCGGTCGGGCCGTCGTCGAGATCACCCTGCGGCCCGCGGCTGCGCACCGGGACGACGGCACCCCGACGCGGAGGGGCCCGCTCCCCGACCTGACGGGGTTCGCGACGTTCCGCCAGATCGCCGACGCCGGGGACTTCGAGGGCGTGCTCACCTGGGGCATCGGGGTGGCCGCCGAGACCGGGCTCCGCGTCACCACGTTCAGCGACCCGACCCGCGTCGCCGTGGACGTGGTCCACGCCGAACCGGGGACCGGCAACCAGCTGCTCCGCCGCGGTGACCGCGGCGCCGCGGTGGCGACCTGGCAGTGGCGTCTCGTCCAGGCCCTCGACCGGCAGGTCGACGTCGACGAGGTCTTCGGGCCGATGACGGAGCAGGCGACCCGTGACTTCCAGAGCGCTCACGGGCTCGCCGTCGACGGCGTGGTCGGACCACGCACCCGTGCCGCGATGGTGCGAGCCCTCGGTCTCTGA
- a CDS encoding patatin-like phospholipase family protein, with the protein MSPPDRLPADLVLEGGGVKGVALVGAAVELLRRYRFERVAGSSAGAVLAAFLATGLDADGVLERASRLEYDRVPDAWAPVPVVAPAVGLLVRSGLHPGRYVAEWVRRELADLGVRTFGDLRRDDPGDDPALAPWQRYRLVVTATDVTRGRLLRLPWDYRDYGLDPDAQPVADAVRASLAIPYFFSPQTLRDPRTGRRSTLVDGGVLSNFPVETFDRTDAAAPRWPTFGIGVGDTLSDEDASVFPHGRLLPGPLGLLDSLVATTVTARDRSYLAQPCVRRRAFSIDTSGTGLTEFDIDEAERARLVASGTAAARDFLAGWSWEDYLRECRGAG; encoded by the coding sequence GTGTCCCCTCCCGACCGGCTGCCGGCCGACCTGGTCCTCGAGGGCGGGGGGGTCAAGGGCGTCGCCCTGGTCGGCGCCGCCGTCGAGCTGCTGCGCCGGTACCGGTTCGAGCGGGTCGCGGGCTCCTCGGCCGGCGCCGTGCTCGCCGCGTTCCTCGCCACCGGGCTCGACGCCGACGGCGTGCTGGAGCGGGCGTCGCGGCTGGAGTACGACCGCGTGCCCGACGCCTGGGCGCCGGTCCCCGTGGTGGCCCCGGCGGTCGGGCTGCTCGTCCGGTCCGGGCTGCACCCGGGGCGCTACGTCGCCGAGTGGGTGCGCCGCGAGCTCGCCGACCTGGGCGTGCGCACCTTCGGCGACCTGCGCCGCGACGACCCCGGCGACGACCCGGCCCTGGCGCCGTGGCAGCGCTACCGCCTCGTGGTGACGGCGACCGACGTCACCCGCGGCCGGCTGCTGCGCCTGCCCTGGGACTACCGCGACTACGGCCTGGACCCCGACGCCCAGCCGGTCGCCGACGCCGTCCGGGCGTCGCTGGCCATCCCCTACTTCTTCTCGCCGCAGACGCTGCGCGACCCCCGCACCGGGCGCCGCTCGACGCTGGTGGACGGCGGGGTGCTGTCCAACTTCCCGGTGGAGACCTTCGACCGCACCGACGCCGCGGCCCCGCGCTGGCCGACGTTCGGCATCGGCGTCGGCGACACCCTGTCGGACGAGGACGCGTCGGTCTTCCCCCACGGCCGGCTGCTGCCGGGGCCGCTGGGGCTGCTGGACTCGCTGGTGGCGACGACGGTCACCGCCCGCGACCGCTCCTACCTCGCCCAGCCGTGCGTGCGCCGGCGGGCCTTCTCGATCGACACGAGCGGCACCGGCCTCACCGAGTTCGACATCGACGAGGCCGAGCGGGCCCGGCTGGTCGCGTCCGGCACCGCGGCAGCCCGGGACTTCCTGGCCGGCTGGAGCTGGGAGGACTACCTCCGCGAGTGCCGCGGCGCCGGCTGA
- the cutA gene encoding divalent-cation tolerance protein CutA, with protein MAEDVCEIVVTGSDAEWLSGYTRRLVEERLVACGHQLAAIRSVYRWEGAVHDEPEARVALHTRRSLVPEVVARTAELHPYDVPCVIALPLIGGNPEYLRWVVRETREPEEGDGA; from the coding sequence GTGGCGGAGGACGTGTGCGAGATCGTCGTCACCGGAAGTGACGCGGAGTGGCTGAGCGGGTACACACGGAGACTGGTGGAGGAGAGACTGGTGGCGTGCGGCCACCAGCTCGCCGCGATCCGGTCCGTCTACCGCTGGGAGGGCGCCGTGCACGACGAACCCGAGGCGCGCGTCGCCCTGCACACCCGCCGGTCGCTGGTGCCGGAGGTCGTCGCACGCACCGCGGAGCTCCACCCGTACGACGTGCCCTGCGTGATCGCCCTCCCCCTGATCGGGGGCAACCCCGAGTACCTGCGGTGGGTGGTCCGGGAGACGCGGGAGCCGGAGGAGGGGGACGGAGCATGA
- a CDS encoding putative bifunctional diguanylate cyclase/phosphodiesterase: MSAVDVGTVSTETDEDRSDLAGVRVGRGPGEHDLPLDVRRRVDGPAQPAVVVEAVLDALPSPTLLIDAGGTVLLANTAWERAADVLGDDRVRFGVDGDYFAMARRLNGDDNTSTLVDQLRELSRGERSSVQADYALELPTGIRWIHLQASRVDQAGQVVVTHTDVTSRVAAERASDWRARHDTLTELPNRAHLHELIDTELQRQDRGPVSVLFLDIDGFKDVNDSLGHDVGDDLLRQVAARLTGSTRAGDTVGRLGGDEFVVLCRDCDTTGAEALADRCRAGIDRPFELGGRLVRLGASIGIATAAASGPTRVRSTDLVRDADLAMYAAKAAGRNRVRLFTADLRAAAQHRATVASELRDAVEDGQLVLHYQPVVHLPTGRCTGVEALVRWQHPRRGLLAPADFLPIAVQHDLMGVIARWVLHTATRQTAAWAAAGLNLVTAVNISANHVAAGTLVADVQEALTDSGLPPEQLVVEMAERSVAEDVERAAAQFAELRRSGVEVSIDDFGGGFSSLGQLVAMPTGLLKIDRSLVAYPEGRRSQAAAAIAAVVALAGACGVRTHAGGVETAEQLELATELGCTFAQGFHLARPMPAEDLTGWLAGYAGQPATALF; this comes from the coding sequence ATGAGCGCCGTCGACGTGGGCACCGTATCGACCGAGACCGACGAGGACCGCTCGGATCTGGCAGGAGTGCGCGTGGGACGAGGACCTGGAGAGCACGACCTGCCGCTGGACGTGCGTCGCCGGGTCGACGGTCCGGCGCAGCCCGCCGTCGTGGTCGAGGCCGTGCTCGACGCGCTGCCCTCGCCCACCCTCCTGATCGACGCCGGCGGCACGGTGCTGCTGGCCAACACCGCCTGGGAGAGGGCCGCCGACGTCCTCGGTGACGACCGGGTGCGCTTCGGGGTGGACGGCGACTACTTCGCCATGGCCCGCCGGCTCAACGGCGACGACAACACCTCCACGCTGGTCGACCAGCTGCGCGAGCTCTCCCGCGGCGAGCGCTCCTCGGTGCAGGCCGACTACGCCCTGGAGCTGCCCACCGGCATCCGCTGGATCCACCTGCAGGCCTCCCGGGTCGACCAGGCCGGCCAGGTCGTGGTCACCCACACCGACGTCACCTCCCGGGTGGCCGCCGAGCGCGCCTCGGACTGGCGGGCCCGCCACGACACCCTCACCGAGCTGCCCAACCGCGCCCACCTGCACGAGCTCATCGACACCGAGCTGCAGCGGCAGGACCGCGGGCCGGTGTCGGTGCTCTTCCTCGACATCGACGGCTTCAAGGACGTCAACGACTCCCTCGGCCACGACGTCGGCGACGACCTGCTGCGGCAGGTGGCCGCGCGGCTCACCGGCTCCACCCGAGCCGGCGACACCGTCGGCCGGCTCGGCGGCGACGAGTTCGTCGTCCTCTGCCGCGACTGCGACACCACCGGTGCCGAGGCCCTCGCCGACCGCTGCCGCGCCGGCATCGACCGCCCCTTCGAGCTCGGCGGCCGGCTGGTGCGCCTGGGGGCCAGCATCGGGATCGCCACCGCCGCCGCGTCCGGCCCCACCCGCGTGCGCTCCACCGACCTGGTCCGTGACGCCGACCTCGCCATGTACGCGGCCAAGGCGGCCGGCCGCAACCGCGTCCGGCTGTTCACCGCCGACCTGCGTGCCGCCGCCCAGCACAGGGCCACCGTCGCCTCCGAGCTGCGCGACGCGGTGGAGGACGGCCAGCTGGTGCTGCACTACCAGCCGGTGGTGCACCTGCCCACGGGGCGGTGCACCGGCGTCGAGGCGCTCGTCCGCTGGCAGCACCCCCGCCGCGGCCTGCTCGCACCGGCCGACTTCCTGCCGATCGCCGTCCAGCACGACCTCATGGGGGTGATCGCCCGCTGGGTGCTGCACACCGCGACCCGGCAGACCGCGGCGTGGGCGGCGGCCGGCCTGAACCTGGTGACCGCGGTGAACATCAGCGCCAACCACGTCGCCGCCGGCACGCTCGTCGCCGACGTCCAGGAGGCGCTGACCGACTCCGGCCTGCCGCCCGAGCAGCTCGTCGTCGAGATGGCCGAGCGGTCGGTCGCCGAGGACGTCGAGCGCGCTGCCGCGCAGTTCGCCGAGCTGCGCCGGTCCGGCGTGGAGGTCTCGATCGACGACTTCGGCGGCGGCTTCTCCTCGCTGGGCCAGCTGGTCGCCATGCCCACCGGCCTGCTCAAGATCGACCGCAGCCTGGTCGCCTACCCCGAGGGGCGGCGCAGTCAGGCGGCCGCGGCGATCGCCGCCGTGGTGGCGCTGGCCGGGGCCTGTGGCGTGCGCACCCACGCCGGGGGCGTGGAGACCGCGGAGCAGCTGGAGCTCGCCACCGAGCTGGGCTGCACCTTCGCGCAGGGCTTCCACCTCGCCCGGCCGATGCCCGCCGAGGACCTGACCGGCTGGCTCGCCGGGTACGCCGGCCAGCCGGCCACCGCCCTCTTCTGA
- a CDS encoding DUF6343 family protein, with protein MSEPRRPRPREDHDGGPVDYSRGLPDHHDPTAGIGGAAPAQSALTLRLVLAAFGLVFCLVAGLLWLAADLPVWAAVVLFVLAAAAAVDLVVVARRKARGEPG; from the coding sequence ATGAGCGAGCCTCGTCGACCACGTCCCCGCGAGGACCACGACGGTGGTCCCGTCGACTACTCCCGGGGGCTGCCCGACCACCACGACCCGACGGCCGGGATCGGCGGCGCCGCACCGGCGCAGTCGGCGCTGACGCTGCGGCTGGTGCTGGCCGCCTTCGGCCTGGTCTTCTGCCTCGTCGCCGGCCTGCTCTGGCTGGCCGCCGACCTCCCCGTCTGGGCCGCGGTGGTGCTGTTCGTCCTCGCCGCGGCAGCCGCCGTCGACCTGGTCGTCGTGGCCCGCCGCAAGGCGCGCGGCGAGCCGGGCTGA